In the Trinickia acidisoli genome, GGATTACTTAGCTGCGCGATTCCTTTCGCTCTTTTAAAGCCGAGGCGGGAGTGCTGCGGCAAAAAACTCGGTTGCGCGACGAACGCGTGCAGGGACGAACCGCCTTCTTGGCCAGACGATGCTGACATCTCTGACGTCGCTTATGAATTCGTCGAGTACCGTGATCACGTCCGGATGCCGGAGTTCCTCGGCAAGAGAGACCTTCGCAAACAAACCGATTCCGACACCGGCCAGAACGCCTGCGCGGATCGTTTCGACACTGTTGGACGAAAGATTTCCGCGAACGGTTACGCTGAATCGACCTTCCGGTCCAACGAACGGCCAATTCGCCGACTCCATCAAGCCGCCGTATAAAAGGCAGTTGTGATCAGTGAGTTCGGCGGGCGTCTTCGGTATCCCGTGCTGCTCGAAGTAGCGACGAGAGCCGACGCAGACGAGCGGCGTGCGAGCCACGCGTCTGACGACCGCATCGGGATCGTCGACGGGGCCGACCCGAATCGCCAGATCGATCCGATCTTCCGTCATGTCTCGTATGAAGTCCGAAAGAACGAGGTCTACCTGAAGCCCGGGATTGCGCGACAACAGATCGGGTATGAGCGGAAGAACGTGAAGGCGGCCGAACGTGGCGGCTGCCGCGATTCGGATCAAGCCTGGAACATCCGTGGTACTGCTGGCCAGTTCGCCGTCGGCTTCATCCATCTCGTCCATGAGCGGCTTGATCCG is a window encoding:
- a CDS encoding LysR family transcriptional regulator, which translates into the protein MDRFHALSAFVAVVEAGGFSAAARRTGDSQSAISKAIGALEKRLGVVLLNRSTRSVTLTDQGQRYYDRIKPLMDEMDEADGELASSTTDVPGLIRIAAAATFGRLHVLPLIPDLLSRNPGLQVDLVLSDFIRDMTEDRIDLAIRVGPVDDPDAVVRRVARTPLVCVGSRRYFEQHGIPKTPAELTDHNCLLYGGLMESANWPFVGPEGRFSVTVRGNLSSNSVETIRAGVLAGVGIGLFAKVSLAEELRHPDVITVLDEFISDVRDVSIVWPRRRFVPARVRRATEFFAAALPPRL